The sequence GCTGCAGAGCCAGTCCACGTCGAACCCGACCTCGATCGTGCAAAAAGCGGCCGTCGCGGCGCTGAATAGTTCGCAACAATGCGTGGCCGACATGCGCGCCGAGTACATCAAATTGCGCGACCACATTGTCGGCGGGTTGCGCGCGATCCACGGCGTGAAGTGCACGATGCCGGAAGGCGCGTTCTATGCGTATCCCAATGTGTCGGCGTTCTTCGGCAAGAGCGGCGTGAAGTGCGCTGCCGACATCGCCCACGGACTGCTGCACAAAGCGCACGTGGCGACGGTCGCCGGAGAAGGCTTCGGCACCAGCGAGCACGTCCGCATTTCGTACGCGACCACCATGGAGAACCTCGACCGGGCACTCGAACGGATGCAGAAATATTTCGCAAGCCTGTAGCTTTCATATCGTTTTTTGGAATTCTGGAGGTCGCATGCGATCGCGTCTATTGTTTCTGTGCTCTCTCGTTATCCTCGGCGTGCTTGCCGTTGCCGTGCCAAGATCGCGCGCGGGATCTGGCGAGGCGACCGCCGTTCCTGGGGGTGACCGGTTACTCGGTGCGTGGCGACTGGTGAGCGTGGAAACGATCCGGCCCAATGGCGAAGTTATCTATCCGTTTTACGGCAAACATCCTGAGGGACTGATTGTTTACGATCGCAGCGGATGGATGAGCGTCCAGATTGTCTCCGATCCGAAGCCCCCCGGCCCGAAAGGGGATTCTCGAGAGACGTTTCGCAACGGCTCTCCCGACGAAAAGGTTGTTGCCATCGAAGGGTACTATGCCTACTTTGGAACCTGGACCGTCGACTCATCGACGTCTACCGTGACCCACCACCTTAAAGACTCGCTTTATCCAGGAGAGAGAGGCGTGGAATTCGCCCGGCACTTTACCTTCAACGGCGACCAACTTACTCTGATCGCGAAGACCCACGAGATGGGTGAAGATCACCAGCGCAAACTGGTATGGCAACGCGCACGGTAGAGGCCCTCGTAGTCTGGTAATTTGTAATTAGTAGGCTTGGGAACTCAGCTACCGCCGAGTGCGAAAATCACAAATTACCAATCGCAAATTACCAATTGTTCATGACCGACCTGTACCCACTCTTGCTCCCGCCCGCGTTCGACCCGCGCCCCTGGGGAACGCTCGATCTTTCGCAGATTTATCCCAACCACAAATTTAACGAGAAGATCGGCGAAGCCTGGCTTACCGGAGACGATTGCCTGGTCATGAATGGACCGCTCGCGAAGAGGACTTTGGCTGACGTGAGCAAAGAGTTCGGCGCCGCCCTCGTAGGGACTGCGGCGCGCGATCCGCAGCGTTTTCCCTTGCTCCTGAAATTTCTTTTCCCGGAAGAAAAGCTTTCAGTCCAGGTTCATCCTGACGATGCGACGGCGCAACGCTTTGGAGAGCCCTGGGGCAAGACGGAATGCTGGTATGTCGCGCATGCGAAGCCCGGCGCAAAGATCGCCCTCGGACTAAAGCC is a genomic window of Acidobacteriota bacterium containing:
- a CDS encoding lipocalin-like domain-containing protein — encoded protein: MRSRLLFLCSLVILGVLAVAVPRSRAGSGEATAVPGGDRLLGAWRLVSVETIRPNGEVIYPFYGKHPEGLIVYDRSGWMSVQIVSDPKPPGPKGDSRETFRNGSPDEKVVAIEGYYAYFGTWTVDSSTSTVTHHLKDSLYPGERGVEFARHFTFNGDQLTLIAKTHEMGEDHQRKLVWQRAR